TACGCACAGAACAGGGTTCGCATCGGATGCACAAATTTTGCGGGCTCCGCGCCGGCTAATTCTCTTGCCATCGCGAACAATTCTTATCCCTTGATGGTAGAAGTTTGTGCCGACTGTACATGAAGCTTCCCCGCATAGCGATTTTGACGGTTTAGGTGGATTTTCCGAGAACGTCGCGACGATGACTCCCGGCAAAGGCCGATTTGTAGCTTCGAGCGACCGCGATGGGCAAGGCAAAAAGCACGCTTTCGTTAAGCCGGCAAGGCGTACGACGATGTTCGGTCGTCGTAGCCATGATCGCAGTTTGCGGCAGTTCGGCCGGTCCGAGTGGGGCACAGCCCCCTGCTCCCGCTCCAGGGCCGAGCATGCCGGCGAGCGTGCGGTTCGACATGCCGCCCGCTTCGCGTGCCCAGGTGCCTCGTCAACGGCCGCCCGTGCAAAACGTGGGCGGGCCGGCGCCGAGCAACGAAGTGCAGTTCATGAGCTACCAGTTCGGCATTCAGCCGGCCAATGGCGAGGTGCCATCGCCGCAGCGACGGCGGCCACTGGCAGCGAGAGGACCGTTAGCGCCGCCAGGCCCGGCCGGCGTCATGGCGCCCCCCCGTGCAGCGTGGCCCGCAGGCGCAGATCGACAGGCGACGCAGCCTCCGCAGTTTCCCAAGGCGGCGCAGCATGATGCCGATCTGCGGCTGGCTCCTCCTGCGCGGATCGACGCGGCACATCAGCTTCAAACGCCGGTGCTGCTCAACCGGCCCTTTCAGCCAAGCACAAAGTCTCCGCTGGAGTTACCGCCGCCGCCCGGAGGCGAAACCGTGGTCCTGCCGCTGCCGCCCGTGCAGTCCGGCGATCTCCGCTTTCCGATTAACCTGGCCACCGCCTTGCGGCTGGCCGATGCGCGGCCCTTGCTCGTCGCCGCCGCCCAAGCCAGCGCCTGGTCGGCCGAGGCGCAACTGCAGAAGGCGAAGGTGCTGTGGGTCCCCTCGTTCATGGTGTCGACTTCCTACGCGCGGCACGACGGCCCGATCGACTTCAATCAGGGCATCAACGTGCCGGTGGGGGTCGGCATCTACGGGCAACCGGCGCCGGGCGGCTTTGGCAAGCCCCTCAACCAGAATTACAACTGGTTCCTGGCCGGCGTCAGTTTGTACCAGGTCGTCTCCACGACCGACGTCATCTTCCAGCCGTTGGCCGCGCGGCAAGTCTTGGATGCCAAGCGTTGGGATATCCAGACCGCCAAAAACGACGTCGTCTTGGAAGTGGCCCGGTCGTATTTCAATGTCCATCGTCATCGCGGACAGTACGCCGGCGCCCTCTATACGGTGCAGGAAGGGCGAAAGCTGATTGCCAAAATTGACGCCTTGAGCAAAGACTTGATTCCCAAGGTGGAGGTGGACCGTGCCCGAAACCTGCTCGCCTTTCTCGAGCAGCAATCCGTCTCGGCGCGCGAGAACTGGCGTCTGGCGAGCGCCGATCTGACGCAGGTCATCCGCCTCGATCCCCGCGCCGTGTGCGAGCCGTTGGAGAACGACCATCTGCAGATCACCTTGATCGACGCCTCGCGTCCGCTCGACGATCTGATTCCGATTGGCCTGAGCAATCGTCCCGAGTTGGCCGCGAACCAGGCCGAGGTCAAGGCGGCAATGGTCCGCATTCGGCAGGAAAAAATGCGGCCGTTGCTTCCGGCGGTCTTGCTCACCGGCTGGCAGACTCCCGGAGGGATGGCGCCTCAAGCATCGATCTTTGGCACGGGCCACGGCGGCAAGCTGAACTTTTGGAGCTTCCGTGACGATATTAGCGCGCAAGTGGTCTGGCAGTTGGACAGCTTTGGCTTCGGCAACATGGCGCTCGTCAAAAGGCGGCGCGGCGAACAATCGCAAGCCATCGCCAAGCTCGCCCAGGCCCAAGACACCGTGGCGGCGGAAATCAATCAGGCCCAGGCCCAAGTTCAGTCGGCGGCGGCGCGAGTGGTCCAAGCCGAACGCTCGTTGCGGACGGGACTGGTCACCTATCAAGGAAATCACGAGGGCCTCGGACAAACCAGGCGCTTTGAGAACGTGCTGGAATTGGTCTATCGACCGCAAGAGGTGGTCTATGCCCTCAAGTTGCTGCACCTGGCCTTCAACGAATACTTCAACACGGTCGCCGACTACAACACGGCGCAGTTCAGGCTGTTCCACGCGCTAGGCTATCCCGCTCGCGAGGTCACGTTTTTCCGGCCGCCGGGCGCGGTCGTACCGGTCAATACCGAGCGGCCGGCTT
The DNA window shown above is from Pirellulales bacterium and carries:
- a CDS encoding TolC family protein; the protein is MPASVRFDMPPASRAQVPRQRPPVQNVGGPAPSNEVQFMSYQFGIQPANGEVPSPQRRRPLAARGPLAPPGPAGVMAPPRAAWPAGADRQATQPPQFPKAAQHDADLRLAPPARIDAAHQLQTPVLLNRPFQPSTKSPLELPPPPGGETVVLPLPPVQSGDLRFPINLATALRLADARPLLVAAAQASAWSAEAQLQKAKVLWVPSFMVSTSYARHDGPIDFNQGINVPVGVGIYGQPAPGGFGKPLNQNYNWFLAGVSLYQVVSTTDVIFQPLAARQVLDAKRWDIQTAKNDVVLEVARSYFNVHRHRGQYAGALYTVQEGRKLIAKIDALSKDLIPKVEVDRARNLLAFLEQQSVSARENWRLASADLTQVIRLDPRAVCEPLENDHLQITLIDASRPLDDLIPIGLSNRPELAANQAEVKAAMVRIRQEKMRPLLPAVLLTGWQTPGGMAPQASIFGTGHGGKLNFWSFRDDISAQVVWQLDSFGFGNMALVKRRRGEQSQAIAKLAQAQDTVAAEINQAQAQVQSAAARVVQAERSLRTGLVTYQGNHEGLGQTRRFENVLELVYRPQEVVYALKLLHLAFNEYFNTVADYNTAQFRLFHALGYPAREVTFFRPPGAVVPVNTERPAYLPRVGTGPPQPPR